Proteins encoded together in one Ipomoea triloba cultivar NCNSP0323 chromosome 4, ASM357664v1 window:
- the LOC116015635 gene encoding uncharacterized protein LOC116015635 isoform X3 — translation MENYRTGIDEGNDLDLIDFDLLVQHLEDLINGHDVYTPVFDFQGRKRIGTKEVKSSSFGVVIVDGAYALHARLRSLLDIRVAVVGGVHFSLLSKVQYDIGDSCSLDSLIDSIFPLFRKHIEPDLHHAQIRINNSFISSFREPIYKLKCKSESEDELVLHIFGGKDAQVDNFIEMYLRPPSASEEARINDWIKVRQSGIRYYLSLGDQRIVDKNFIIRPKAEFEVGRMTLGGLLALGYTVVVSYKRASTSVSEGSFSVSLETIDTLGEAYMVLRGTDRKMVGAEASRMGVSGPWITKSYLEMVLERKGVPRLNTPPLLVDGSNAILTSNQEKLIIAPKPLHVTPNLVNRLEDLSQPWTRSPTKSKMEPFLATWHFIAPDPPLTHGSLVATDSSCSRDALQLAPMPDSYDLDRGLLLSVQAIQALLENKGLPVIVGIGGPSGSGKTSLARKMANIIGCEVVSLESYYKREVKDFKYDDFSSLDLAFLSKNIDDIRKSCRTKVPIFDLETGARSGLKEIEVSEECGVVIFEGVYALHPNIRKSLDLWIAVVGGVHSHLISRVQRDKSRVGCFMSQNEIMTTVFPMFQQHIEPHLVHAHLKIRNDFDPVLSPESSLFVLKSNKQVAYQDILKILEPTKICSSVQSFIDIYLRLPGIPNGLLTESDCVRVRICEGRFALLIREPIREGNFIVQPKVDFDISISTVAGLLILGYQAVAYIEASAYIYQDGKILIEVDHLQDVPTPYIQIKGVNKEIVEAAGCALKLDGSYTTKSYLQIVLERLPVHEGSSSGIPSQQAAKLQELVEYIQSQGSSSSSESSPSREVSPLNGVIEDMQSRIKRLERWHIINTVLWTFFMSAFVGYSLYQRKRQ, via the exons GTTATAGTTGATGGTGCTTATGCTCTGCATGCAAGACTACGCTCCTTGCTAGATATACGAGTTGCTGTG GTTGGTGGCGTTCACTTTAGTCTTCTTTCCAAAGTGCAATATGATATTGGGGATTCTTGTTCACTGGATTCTCTGATTGACAGCATCTTCCCACTGTTTAGAAAACATATTGAACCGGACCTTCATCATGCACAG ATTAGAATTAACAACAGCTTTATTTCATCATTTCGAGAGCCAATCTACAAGCTAAAATGCAAAAGTGAG TCTGAAGATGAACTTGTGTTGCATATTTTTGGGGGAAAGGATGCTCAAGTAGATAA CTTCATTGAGATGTACCTTAGACCTCCATCTGCAAGTGAAGAAGCAAGAATAAATGATTGGATTAAGGTGCGACAATCGGGTATCAGATACTATCTGTCTCTAGGTGACCAAAGAATTGTtgacaaaaatttcattatacGGCCAAAAGCAGAATTTGAG GTTGGACGGATGACTCTGGGTGGTTTGCTTGCCCTGGGGTATACTGTTGTAGTCAGTTATAAACGAGCATCAACCTCTGTCAGTGAGGGCAGTTTTTCTGTTTCATTGGAAACAATTGATACTCTTGGGGAGGCATACATGGTCTTGAGAGGGACAGATAGAAAG ATGGTTGGAGCTGAAGCATCAAGGATGGGTGTTAGTGGACCTTGGATTACTAAATCCTATCTTGAAATGGTTCTGGAGAGGAAAG GTGTTCCTCGTCTTAATACACCCCCTCTTTTGGTTGATGGATCTAATGCTATTTTAACTAGCAACCAAGAAAAGTTGATTATTGCTCCAAAACCACTTCATGTTACCCCTAACCTCGTTAACAGGCTTGAGGATTTGTCTCAGCCTTGGACTCGGTCTCCAACCAAGTCGAAAATGGAACCTTTCTTGGCAACATGGCATTTCATCGCACCAGATCCTCCACTTACTCATGGCTCACTTGTTG CCACAGATTCATCTTGTTCCAGGGATGCTCTGCAGCTTGCTCCAATGCCTGATTCATATGATTTAGATAGAGGGCTACTTCTTTCTGTTCAGGCAATACAG GCTTTATTGGAGAACAAGGGTCTCCCTGTCATAGTTGGAATTG GTGGTCCTAGTGGATCTGGAAAAACAAGTTTGGCTCGTAAGATGGCTAATATTATTGGTTGTGAAGTTGTTTCCCTTGAAAGTTATTACAAAAGAGAAGTAAAGGACTTCAAATATGACGATTTTAGCTCTCTTGATCTTGCTTTTTTGTCAAAG AATATTGATGATATAAGAAAGTCATGTAGAACAAAAGTACCCATCTTTGACCTGGAAACTGGTGCTCGTAGTGGCTTGAAGGAGATTGAAGTTTCTGAAGAGTGTGGAGTG GTAATTTTTGAAGGCGTTTATGCTCTGCACCCTAACATTAGGAAATCATTGGACTTGTGGATTGCTGTT GTTGGGGGTGTTCATTCACATCTCATTTCTAGAGTTCAAAGGGACAAAAGTAGAGTTGGATGCTTCATGTCTCAAAATGAGATTATGACAACCGTTTTTCCAATGTTCCAGCAGCACATTGAACCGCATCTTGTTCATGCACAT CTAAAAATTAGAAATGATTTTGACCCTGTGCTTTCCCCTGAGAGCTCGTTGTTTGTGTTGAAAAGTAATAAACAG GTGGCATATCAAGATATTCTGAAAATTCTTGAACCTACCAAGATATGCAGTTCTGTTCAGAGttttattgatatatatttaCGTCTTCCTGGAATACCTAATGGCCTGCTAACAGAAAGTGATTGCGTAAGAGTCAGAATATGTGAGGGAAGATTTGCATTGTTAATACGCGAG CCTATAAGAGAAGGGAACTTCATTGTTCAGCCAAAAGTGGACTTTGATATCAGCATTAGCACTGTTGCTGGTCTTCTTATCCTCGG GTATCAAGCAGTAGCATATATTGAAGCATCCGCATATATCTACCAAGATGGGAAG ATTCTTATTGAGGTTGATCATCTACAAGATGTGCCTACTCCTTACATACAAATTAAAGGGGTAAATAAAGAGATCGTGGAAGCTGCTGGTTGTGCACTTAAGCTGGATGGTTCATACACAACAAAG AGTTATCTTCAAATAGTTCTAGAAAGACTACCTGTGCATGAGGGGAGTTCAAGTGGGATTCCTTCTCAACAAGCTGCTAAGTTGCAAgaactagtagaatatatacAGTCTCAG GGTAGCAGTTCATCATCAGAGTCGTCACCGAGCAGGGAGGTTTCTCCATTAAATGGCGTAATTGAAGACATGCAGTCAAGAATCAAGAGACTCGAAAGATGGCATATTATCAATACT GTGCTATGGACATTTTTTATGTCCGCGTTTGTTGGTTATTCGCTTTACCAGAGAAAACGCCAGTAG